In one Pseudomonas sp. MM211 genomic region, the following are encoded:
- a CDS encoding cytochrome b/b6 domain-containing protein — MHGATIRLWDPLIRLFHASVAGVFVANYFFTEEGDDWHTWLGYYACAWLAVRLVWGFVGSRSARWADFWPTRARLAEHLSHLLGGRAYRRLGHSPLGAVVMLLMMLAIATLGISGFLMQEVDALWGVDWPLTLHGWVADGLAALVVVHMAAALIESVHLRENLPLSMITGKRRAHSEDR; from the coding sequence ATGCACGGGGCGACGATACGACTCTGGGATCCGCTGATCCGCTTGTTCCATGCTTCAGTGGCCGGGGTCTTCGTCGCCAACTATTTCTTCACCGAGGAAGGTGACGACTGGCACACCTGGCTCGGCTACTACGCCTGCGCCTGGCTGGCGGTTCGCCTGGTGTGGGGCTTCGTCGGTTCGCGCAGCGCCCGCTGGGCAGACTTCTGGCCGACTCGCGCGCGCCTCGCCGAACACCTGAGTCACCTGCTCGGCGGCCGTGCCTATCGTCGCCTCGGCCATTCGCCGCTGGGCGCCGTGGTGATGCTGCTGATGATGCTGGCCATCGCCACGCTGGGCATCAGCGGCTTCCTGATGCAGGAAGTGGACGCGCTGTGGGGCGTCGACTGGCCACTCACGCTGCATGGCTGGGTCGCTGATGGCCTGGCGGCGCTGGTGGTCGTCCACATGGCCGCCGCGCTCATCGAAAGTGTTCACCTGCGCGAAAACCTGCCGCTGTCGATGATCACCGGCAAGCGCCGCGCCCATTCCGAAGACCGCTGA
- a CDS encoding Gfo/Idh/MocA family protein: MPAANVRLGMIGGGAGAFIGKVHRQAAALAGGIELVAGAFSRDPASNTETGRECGLPAQRVYASWQALLEGEAGLDPSERINLLAIVTPNHLHAPIAAAALQAGIHVFCEKPAALTSADTRNLAQLLDSADVLYGLAHTYQGYPMIWQARHMVQAGEIGRVRKLYVEYPQGWLSDDLAGQGNRQAAWRGDPQLAGQGGCIGDIGTHAFSLVEFVSGQRIERICAHLATHVPGRALDDDCAMLFLTEQGASGVLLASQICAGEENALKIRIYGDKGGLEWRQEEPNSLVHRSLDQPMRVLRAGANHSWLCDEALRRIRLPAGHPEGYLEAMANLYGDFAQAIAGSRSAAAALPGIETGARGMAFIEAALASHASEAKWTVLAPTAGVQP, from the coding sequence ATGCCTGCTGCAAACGTAAGGCTGGGAATGATCGGCGGTGGCGCTGGCGCCTTCATCGGCAAGGTGCATCGCCAGGCTGCCGCCCTGGCTGGAGGTATCGAGCTGGTAGCCGGCGCCTTCAGCCGTGATCCGGCCAGCAATACCGAAACCGGTCGCGAGTGTGGCCTGCCTGCGCAGCGTGTGTACGCCAGTTGGCAGGCGCTGCTGGAGGGCGAAGCGGGCCTCGACCCCAGTGAACGCATCAACCTGTTGGCGATCGTTACGCCCAATCACCTGCATGCGCCCATCGCTGCCGCTGCGCTGCAAGCCGGCATTCATGTGTTCTGCGAGAAACCCGCCGCGCTGACCAGTGCCGACACCCGCAACCTGGCGCAACTGCTCGATAGCGCCGATGTTTTATACGGGCTGGCCCACACCTACCAGGGCTACCCGATGATCTGGCAGGCCCGGCACATGGTGCAGGCCGGCGAGATCGGCCGGGTGCGCAAGCTGTATGTCGAATATCCCCAGGGCTGGCTCAGTGACGACTTGGCCGGCCAGGGCAACCGCCAGGCTGCGTGGCGTGGTGACCCGCAGTTGGCAGGGCAGGGCGGCTGCATCGGTGATATCGGCACTCATGCTTTCAGCCTGGTCGAATTCGTCAGTGGTCAGCGTATCGAACGCATCTGTGCGCACCTCGCGACTCACGTGCCCGGCCGGGCGCTGGACGATGATTGCGCGATGCTGTTCCTCACCGAGCAGGGGGCCAGCGGCGTGCTGCTCGCCAGCCAGATCTGCGCCGGGGAAGAGAACGCCCTGAAGATCCGCATCTATGGTGACAAGGGTGGCCTGGAGTGGCGTCAGGAAGAGCCCAACAGCCTGGTTCATCGCTCACTCGATCAACCGATGCGCGTGCTGCGTGCCGGGGCCAACCACAGCTGGCTGTGTGACGAGGCGCTGCGCCGCATTCGTCTGCCGGCGGGCCATCCCGAGGGCTATCTGGAAGCCATGGCCAATCTGTATGGCGACTTCGCTCAGGCGATTGCCGGTTCCCGCAGCGCCGCTGCCGCACTGCCAGGCATCGAGACCGGCGCGCGTGGCATGGCCTTCATCGAAGCGGCGCTGGCCAGCCACGCCAGTGAGGCGAAATGGACGGTGCTGGCACCAACCGCAGGAGTACAGCCATGA
- a CDS encoding HlyD family secretion protein encodes MKIRFNSPKEKHPTQDNGLDVLYAPGKRMAFRLRWYLILFLILLPALWLAGRYGLELVRIEAPALVRLPTMEVRSMQPGQVRNIPVQAGDHVEIGTPLVELDNPEWRLRLNLLQGSAAPAAAPLGDLGTRNRAVLQSLVNRASQRVNDTRRLVQQGAATRGELVDAQNALDSRQAELLAFERSLSGAGSSESDRYDRQQQLERQWLTGQLQQMNVSASEGGRVAEVVTAPGENVGPGTLLMRLERSGPAQLWVYLDPKDVEHATPGSQLDVRLPDGGWIKAEVINPAESANPLPSDLRQPFRSPTRGLMVPARFTEPLANEWRVDSLPVRVRFPNEHFTLFGMRF; translated from the coding sequence ATGAAGATACGTTTCAATAGTCCCAAGGAAAAACATCCCACTCAGGACAACGGCCTGGACGTGCTCTATGCCCCAGGCAAGCGCATGGCGTTTCGCCTGCGCTGGTACCTGATCCTGTTTCTGATCCTGCTGCCCGCCTTGTGGCTGGCCGGCCGCTACGGGCTCGAGCTGGTGCGCATCGAAGCGCCGGCACTGGTTCGCTTGCCGACCATGGAAGTGCGCTCCATGCAGCCTGGCCAGGTGCGCAACATCCCCGTGCAGGCGGGCGATCACGTGGAAATCGGTACGCCACTGGTGGAGCTCGACAACCCCGAATGGCGTCTGCGCCTGAACCTGCTGCAAGGCAGTGCGGCGCCTGCTGCCGCGCCGCTCGGTGACCTTGGCACGCGCAATCGTGCGGTACTGCAGAGCCTGGTCAATCGCGCTTCACAGCGGGTCAACGACACTCGTCGCCTGGTGCAGCAGGGTGCTGCCACCCGCGGCGAACTGGTCGACGCACAGAACGCACTGGACAGCCGCCAGGCCGAATTGCTGGCCTTCGAACGTAGTTTGAGCGGTGCCGGCAGCAGCGAAAGTGATCGCTATGATCGTCAGCAACAACTCGAGCGCCAGTGGCTGACCGGGCAGTTGCAGCAGATGAACGTCAGCGCCAGCGAAGGTGGCCGGGTTGCCGAAGTGGTCACCGCACCGGGTGAGAACGTCGGCCCTGGCACCCTGCTGATGCGCCTGGAGCGCAGCGGCCCGGCGCAATTGTGGGTGTACCTGGACCCCAAGGACGTCGAACACGCCACCCCCGGTTCGCAGCTCGACGTGCGCCTGCCCGATGGCGGTTGGATCAAGGCCGAAGTGATCAACCCCGCGGAAAGCGCCAACCCGCTGCCCAGCGACCTGCGCCAGCCATTTCGCAGCCCGACCCGTGGCCTGATGGTGCCGGCACGCTTCACCGAACCGTTGGCCAACGAGTGGCGCGTGGATTCGCTGCCGGTGCGGGTACGCTTCCCCAACGAGCACTTCACCCTGTTCGGCATGCGTTTCTGA
- a CDS encoding PepSY domain-containing protein: MRYFALLALLLGSPLAMASTECTTADRSTWQDPEKFQAQLKEQGYQINKFKITKGNCYEIYGFDKDKRKVEIYHDPVSGKAIKTEIED; encoded by the coding sequence ATGCGTTACTTCGCCCTTCTCGCACTGCTGCTTGGCAGCCCGCTGGCCATGGCCAGCACCGAATGCACCACCGCCGACCGCTCGACCTGGCAAGACCCGGAGAAATTCCAGGCACAACTGAAGGAACAGGGTTACCAGATCAACAAGTTCAAGATCACCAAAGGCAACTGCTACGAGATCTACGGCTTCGACAAGGACAAGCGCAAGGTCGAGATCTATCACGATCCGGTATCCGGCAAGGCGATCAAGACCGAGATCGAAGACTGA
- a CDS encoding response regulator has product MRVLLVEDDRALARGIRVALRGEGYTLDWLEDGIEAAHALRSEQFDLVLLDLGLPRLDGMTLLRQLRARSENAVPVLVLTARDAMEDRILGLDAGADDYLVKPFDPEELKARIRALLRRSQGRAQPVLEYAGVSLDPATQEVRYQGRSVPMTPMEYQLLHQLLIRPGVVVTRERLGNALYGWQESGPGNTLEVLIHNLRRKLCSDLIRTVRGVGYLVERAP; this is encoded by the coding sequence GTGCGTGTCCTGCTGGTTGAAGATGATCGCGCCCTGGCGCGCGGAATCCGGGTCGCCCTGCGCGGCGAAGGGTATACGCTGGACTGGCTGGAAGACGGCATCGAAGCCGCCCACGCCCTGCGCAGCGAGCAGTTCGATCTGGTGCTGCTCGACCTTGGTCTGCCGCGCCTGGATGGCATGACGCTGCTGCGCCAGTTACGCGCGCGTAGCGAGAATGCCGTGCCGGTTCTGGTGCTCACCGCCCGCGACGCCATGGAGGATCGCATCCTCGGGCTGGATGCGGGGGCCGACGACTATCTGGTCAAACCCTTCGATCCCGAGGAACTGAAAGCACGCATCCGCGCCTTGCTGCGCCGCAGCCAGGGCAGGGCGCAGCCGGTGCTGGAGTACGCTGGCGTGAGCCTCGACCCGGCTACCCAGGAAGTGCGCTATCAGGGCCGCAGCGTGCCGATGACACCCATGGAATATCAGCTGTTGCATCAACTATTGATCCGTCCCGGCGTGGTGGTCACCCGTGAACGCCTCGGCAACGCCCTCTACGGTTGGCAGGAAAGCGGGCCTGGCAACACCCTCGAAGTGCTGATTCACAACCTGCGCCGCAAGTTGTGCAGCGATCTGATCCGCACCGTACGCGGGGTCGGTTACCTGGTGGAGCGCGCGCCATGA
- a CDS encoding ATP-binding protein, with protein MISIRTRILAPTIALVLAGSLALVLLALRDSHRQTEAVYDAQLVQAARVLQGMLQQPDGQPIDWQFVRRALDNALDLSADGIFSHPYEINLAFQVWAADGTLLVRSEHAPPLASPPAPGIHDFFLNDQEWCGVLLEDAGQGLLIWVGEREDLRQDLIHQILQHTLMPTLVCLPLLAAFIWLLLGWGLRPLQRLAQQLRDRPEHSLEPLPAGPLPPELEPMRLALDDVLSQLRALLERERRFIADAAHELRTPLAILDIHVRNALQADSVQEREEALAFLQQGVHRATRIASQLLTMARLEAPSQNLQPLDLTAVVREELADLAPLALNRQIELELEADEAVVIQGERGLIVILLQNLVSNALTFSSPGSEVSVRVRREGRGVQLQVVDQGPGVEDARLPRLGERFHSAGNPQGAGLGLAIVGTIARHLGGSISFSNASPKGFSVLVRFPDSAS; from the coding sequence ATGATTTCCATCCGGACGCGCATTCTTGCGCCGACCATCGCCCTAGTCCTCGCCGGTAGCCTGGCCCTGGTGCTGCTCGCCCTGCGCGACAGTCATCGGCAGACCGAGGCGGTCTACGACGCCCAACTGGTACAGGCCGCTCGTGTGCTGCAAGGCATGCTGCAGCAGCCGGATGGCCAGCCAATCGACTGGCAGTTCGTCAGGCGTGCGCTGGACAACGCCCTGGATCTATCGGCCGACGGCATCTTTTCGCACCCTTATGAAATCAACCTGGCGTTTCAGGTGTGGGCCGCAGACGGCACGCTGCTGGTGCGTTCCGAACACGCGCCGCCGCTGGCGTCGCCGCCCGCGCCAGGGATTCACGACTTCTTTCTCAACGATCAGGAGTGGTGTGGCGTGTTGCTGGAGGATGCCGGCCAAGGCCTGTTGATCTGGGTCGGCGAGCGTGAGGATCTGCGCCAGGATCTGATCCATCAGATTCTCCAGCACACGCTGATGCCGACCCTGGTCTGTTTGCCACTGCTGGCCGCCTTCATCTGGCTGCTGCTGGGCTGGGGACTGCGCCCGTTGCAGCGCCTGGCGCAGCAATTGCGCGATCGCCCCGAGCACAGCCTCGAGCCCTTGCCGGCCGGCCCGCTGCCGCCGGAGCTGGAACCGATGCGCCTGGCCCTGGATGACGTGTTGAGCCAACTGCGTGCGTTGCTCGAACGGGAGCGACGCTTCATCGCCGATGCCGCCCATGAGCTGCGTACGCCCCTGGCGATTCTCGATATCCATGTGCGCAACGCGTTGCAGGCTGACAGCGTGCAGGAGCGCGAAGAAGCCCTGGCATTCCTGCAGCAGGGCGTGCATCGCGCCACCCGCATCGCCAGTCAGCTGCTGACCATGGCGCGCCTGGAGGCCCCCTCGCAGAACCTGCAGCCTCTCGACCTGACGGCGGTGGTGCGCGAGGAACTAGCAGATCTGGCTCCGCTGGCACTGAACCGGCAGATCGAGCTGGAACTGGAGGCTGACGAAGCCGTGGTGATCCAGGGCGAGCGCGGGCTGATCGTCATCCTGCTGCAGAACCTGGTCAGCAACGCGCTGACCTTCTCGTCACCCGGCAGCGAAGTGAGCGTGCGGGTTCGCCGCGAAGGCAGGGGCGTGCAGCTGCAGGTCGTCGATCAGGGCCCGGGTGTCGAAGACGCCCGGTTGCCGCGTCTGGGTGAGCGATTCCACAGTGCGGGCAACCCGCAGGGCGCAGGATTGGGATTGGCCATCGTCGGCACCATCGCTCGCCACCTGGGTGGCTCCATCAGCTTCAGCAACGCCAGCCCGAAGGGCTTCAGTGTGCTGGTCAGGTTTCCCGATTCGGCGAGCTGA
- a CDS encoding LacI family DNA-binding transcriptional regulator, protein MTNIRKVAALAGVSVATVSRTLKSPAQVSPETREKVLDAVEHAGYKPNLMAIQFRSQRTRNLVVLVPDIANTFFAQVIRGIQEAASAFDYRVLLCNTLGNPETERQFAELVDARQADGVIQLRAFDPFARQDHPPLVNICEIVDDAPWPTVSLNNRGAARTMTEHLLDLGHRRIGLIQGPPDSPLTRERFAGYCEALDAAGIELDPALLQDGNYDCQSGHAATAHLLRAEPRPTAIFCENDEMAMGAIRCIRHAGLRVPEDISVAGFDDISFAAFCDPPLTTIAQPAEAFGQHAVAMLLALLEGKSIAEHRLILPFELVVRASTAARSQPPAQA, encoded by the coding sequence ATGACAAATATCCGCAAGGTAGCCGCACTGGCTGGCGTCTCGGTCGCCACGGTATCCCGTACCCTGAAAAGCCCTGCCCAGGTGTCGCCGGAAACCCGCGAAAAGGTGCTCGATGCCGTCGAGCACGCCGGCTACAAACCCAACCTGATGGCCATCCAGTTTCGCTCCCAGCGCACCCGCAATCTGGTGGTGCTGGTGCCGGATATCGCCAATACCTTCTTCGCCCAGGTCATCCGCGGCATTCAGGAAGCGGCCAGCGCGTTCGACTATCGGGTGCTGCTGTGCAATACCCTGGGCAACCCGGAAACCGAGCGGCAGTTTGCCGAGCTGGTGGATGCCAGGCAGGCCGACGGGGTCATCCAGCTGCGCGCCTTCGATCCGTTCGCGCGCCAGGATCATCCGCCGCTGGTGAACATCTGCGAGATCGTCGACGACGCCCCCTGGCCCACGGTCAGCCTGAACAACCGCGGCGCAGCCCGTACCATGACCGAGCACCTGCTGGATCTTGGTCATCGCCGTATCGGGCTGATCCAGGGGCCGCCGGACAGCCCGCTGACCCGCGAGCGCTTCGCCGGTTATTGTGAAGCCCTCGACGCCGCGGGTATCGAGCTCGATCCCGCCCTGCTGCAGGACGGTAACTACGACTGCCAGTCCGGGCATGCCGCGACGGCGCACCTGCTGCGTGCCGAGCCGCGCCCGACGGCGATCTTCTGCGAGAACGACGAAATGGCCATGGGCGCCATCCGCTGTATTCGCCATGCCGGCTTGCGGGTTCCCGAGGACATCTCGGTCGCCGGCTTCGACGACATCTCCTTCGCCGCCTTTTGCGACCCGCCGCTGACCACCATCGCGCAACCAGCTGAGGCCTTCGGCCAGCACGCGGTGGCCATGCTGCTCGCCCTGCTGGAAGGAAAGAGCATCGCCGAGCATCGCCTGATCCTGCCTTTCGAACTGGTCGTTCGGGCGAGCACCGCAGCCCGCTCACAGCCGCCTGCTCAGGCCTAA
- a CDS encoding sugar phosphate isomerase/epimerase family protein, producing the protein MTSSTKGIRGPGIFLAQFLSTEAPFDNLKNQAGWAASLGYKGIQLPTLGPQCIDLQRAAESQTYCDELNGMCTEAGVAISELSTHLQGQLVAVHPAFDSLFDDFAPVHLRGRPQERTEWAISQLKLAARASQRLGLSAHATFSGALLWPYLYPWPQRPAGLVEEGFAELARRWLPILNAFDEAGVDLSYELHPSEDLHDGATFERFLDAVGGHSRANILYDPSHMLLQQMDYLGFIDRYHPRIRMFHVKDAEFRPDARSGVYGGYQAWVDRPGRFRSLGDGQIDFKAIFSKLTQYGYQGWAVLEWECCLKDAAQGAGEGAEFISRHLITRAERAFDDFAGVTSSASRNRGLLGLD; encoded by the coding sequence ATGACGTCCAGTACAAAAGGTATTCGCGGCCCGGGCATTTTTCTCGCCCAGTTCCTCTCCACCGAGGCGCCGTTCGACAACCTGAAGAACCAGGCCGGCTGGGCGGCGTCGCTCGGCTACAAGGGCATCCAGTTGCCGACGCTGGGGCCGCAGTGCATCGACCTGCAACGCGCCGCCGAGAGCCAGACTTATTGCGATGAGCTCAACGGTATGTGTACCGAAGCCGGCGTTGCGATCAGCGAACTGTCCACTCACCTGCAAGGCCAGTTGGTTGCCGTACACCCGGCGTTCGACAGCCTGTTCGACGACTTCGCCCCGGTGCATCTGAGAGGCCGCCCGCAGGAGCGCACCGAGTGGGCGATCAGCCAGTTGAAGCTGGCGGCGAGGGCCAGTCAGCGGCTGGGCCTGTCGGCTCACGCGACCTTCTCCGGGGCGCTGCTCTGGCCCTATCTCTATCCCTGGCCGCAGCGCCCGGCGGGCTTGGTGGAAGAGGGCTTCGCCGAGTTGGCGCGGCGCTGGCTGCCGATCCTCAATGCCTTCGATGAGGCGGGTGTCGACCTCAGCTACGAGCTGCACCCCAGCGAAGATCTGCACGACGGCGCCACCTTCGAACGCTTCCTGGACGCGGTCGGCGGTCATTCTCGCGCGAACATCCTCTATGACCCCAGCCACATGCTGCTGCAGCAGATGGACTACCTGGGCTTCATCGACCGTTATCACCCGCGCATCCGCATGTTTCACGTCAAGGACGCGGAGTTCAGGCCCGATGCCCGTTCCGGGGTGTATGGCGGTTATCAGGCGTGGGTTGATCGGCCGGGCCGCTTCCGTTCGCTGGGCGATGGGCAGATCGACTTCAAGGCGATCTTCAGCAAGCTCACCCAGTACGGCTATCAGGGCTGGGCGGTGCTGGAGTGGGAGTGCTGCCTCAAGGACGCTGCCCAGGGCGCTGGCGAAGGGGCGGAGTTCATCTCGCGCCACTTGATTACCCGCGCGGAGCGCGCCTTCGACGATTTCGCCGGGGTCACCAGCAGCGCCTCGCGCAATCGGGGGCTGCTGGGCTTGGACTGA
- a CDS encoding nucleoside permease — MSTLTVRLGVMMFLQFFIWGGWFVTLGTFLGRTLEASGGQIGMAYATQSWGAILAPFVVGLIADRFVNAERLLAILHLGGAVLLYQLYRAEDFATFYPLVLCYMVVYMPTLGLVNAVAFRQLSDPAAQFSKVRVWGTLGWIVAGLVISFVFAWDAQQAIADGALRNTFLLCAGASLLLGLYSFSLPATPPVPGQQTGLKRLLGLDALQMLKDRGFATFFLASILICIPLAFYYQNANLFLTEIGVANPTGMMTLGQVSEVLFMLLLPLFIKRFGIKATLLVGMAAWALRYVLFAYGNSGELVAFLVAGIVLHGVCYDFFFVSGQIYTDGKAGESIKSSAQGLITLATYGVGMLIGFWVAGMVSDHYSIQGAHDWFSIWLFPAVFSAGVLLAFLLTFRERAAGKPVG, encoded by the coding sequence ATGAGCACTTTGACTGTCAGGTTGGGCGTGATGATGTTTCTCCAGTTCTTCATCTGGGGAGGCTGGTTCGTCACGCTGGGTACCTTCCTGGGGCGCACCCTGGAAGCCAGTGGCGGACAGATCGGCATGGCCTACGCGACCCAGTCCTGGGGGGCGATTCTGGCGCCCTTCGTGGTCGGCCTGATCGCCGACCGCTTCGTCAATGCCGAGCGCTTGCTGGCGATCCTCCACCTGGGCGGCGCGGTACTGCTGTACCAGCTCTACCGGGCCGAGGATTTCGCCACCTTCTATCCGCTGGTGCTGTGCTACATGGTGGTCTACATGCCGACGCTCGGGCTGGTGAATGCGGTGGCGTTCCGGCAGTTGAGCGACCCAGCGGCGCAGTTTTCCAAGGTGCGGGTGTGGGGCACGCTGGGTTGGATCGTAGCCGGCCTGGTGATCAGTTTCGTGTTCGCCTGGGATGCCCAGCAGGCCATCGCCGATGGCGCCCTGCGCAACACCTTTCTGCTCTGTGCCGGTGCTTCGCTGTTGCTCGGGCTGTACAGCTTCAGCCTGCCAGCGACGCCTCCGGTGCCCGGCCAGCAGACCGGCCTCAAGCGCCTGCTCGGCCTGGATGCCTTGCAGATGCTCAAGGATCGCGGCTTCGCGACCTTCTTTCTGGCCTCCATCCTGATCTGCATTCCGCTGGCCTTCTACTACCAGAACGCCAACCTGTTCCTGACCGAAATCGGCGTCGCCAACCCGACCGGCATGATGACCCTGGGTCAGGTTTCGGAAGTGCTGTTCATGCTGCTGTTGCCGCTGTTCATCAAGCGCTTCGGGATCAAGGCGACCTTGCTGGTGGGTATGGCCGCCTGGGCGCTGCGCTATGTGCTGTTCGCCTACGGCAATAGCGGCGAGCTGGTGGCATTTTTGGTCGCCGGTATCGTGCTACATGGCGTGTGCTACGACTTCTTCTTCGTCTCCGGGCAGATCTACACCGATGGCAAGGCCGGCGAGAGCATCAAGAGTTCGGCCCAGGGCCTGATCACCCTGGCCACTTATGGCGTCGGCATGCTGATCGGTTTCTGGGTGGCCGGCATGGTGTCCGACCACTACTCCATCCAGGGCGCTCACGACTGGTTCAGCATCTGGTTGTTCCCGGCGGTGTTCTCGGCTGGCGTGCTGCTGGCCTTCCTGCTGACCTTCCGCGAGCGTGCCGCGGGCAAGCCGGTTGGCTGA
- a CDS encoding phosphoethanolamine transferase gives MLPIRARFSSGALRSWLSLVALATLSCLLLLADDFLQQLFTANNHAELEAGYVVVLWLFSLGLWLCNLRWLSATILVLFAAMQLMQLANISFFGEPLTAIDIQSLLNDPGEVRETAAHSFALHWPVLLCVAIPYALLLALHLRLPGRISLPESRWALVLIAVVLLSKPYRATYRNLDSFAASPSRSALHNNLNVFSAWAVHLAFKPEVELPPAPFTPYALSPSLSEAKHVWLVVADSLRSDRLGVFGYGRDTTPQLASYLRDHPSAFVRPGIAAGVATDVSLPYLINPIREPGQDSLLRTGDINLFRFAKQAGFRTHWISSQESKLLANLGSRYLDVSITREDHPVRFLKQQDRALLDVLDKQRWGERNFMVLNLRTAHLPYAQNYRHEAKPAPWADQGANGQSNAYDNSVHYLDSLLAKVIADFDRLEGERYLIITGDHGQRLGEGGHWGHNDLVPEVSDVPVIVIGREAQPQVMASLSAERWISHYEAGKWLAARLGTRIDNPNLRPNEHFVHGKLLFTDNFIQRVCETPNGLIHHPPQQLSMLLKHPEARCEG, from the coding sequence ATGCTGCCCATACGTGCGCGTTTTAGCTCTGGAGCGCTGCGCTCCTGGTTGTCGCTCGTGGCCCTGGCCACCCTCAGCTGTCTGTTGCTGCTCGCCGATGACTTCCTGCAGCAGTTGTTCACCGCCAACAACCACGCCGAACTGGAAGCCGGCTACGTCGTCGTACTGTGGCTGTTCAGCCTGGGGCTGTGGCTGTGCAACCTGCGCTGGCTGAGCGCGACCATCCTGGTGCTGTTCGCGGCGATGCAACTGATGCAGCTGGCCAATATCAGCTTCTTCGGCGAGCCGCTGACTGCCATCGATATCCAGTCACTGCTCAACGACCCCGGCGAGGTGCGCGAAACCGCGGCTCACAGCTTCGCCCTGCACTGGCCGGTGTTGCTCTGCGTGGCCATTCCCTACGCCCTGCTGCTCGCCCTGCACCTGCGCCTGCCGGGCAGAATCAGCTTGCCGGAGAGCCGCTGGGCACTGGTACTGATCGCCGTGGTGCTGCTCTCGAAACCCTACCGCGCCACCTATCGCAACCTCGACTCGTTCGCCGCCAGCCCTAGCCGCAGCGCGCTGCACAACAACCTCAACGTGTTCTCCGCCTGGGCCGTGCATCTGGCGTTCAAACCGGAAGTCGAGCTGCCGCCCGCCCCCTTCACGCCGTACGCGCTCAGCCCCAGCCTGAGCGAGGCGAAACATGTCTGGCTGGTGGTCGCCGATTCGCTGCGCAGTGATCGCCTCGGGGTGTTCGGCTACGGCCGCGATACCACGCCACAGCTGGCCAGTTACCTGCGTGACCACCCCAGCGCCTTCGTACGCCCCGGCATTGCCGCCGGGGTGGCCACCGATGTCAGCCTGCCCTACCTGATCAATCCGATTCGTGAACCGGGGCAGGATTCGCTGCTGCGCACCGGCGACATCAACCTGTTCCGCTTCGCCAAGCAGGCGGGCTTTCGCACCCACTGGATCTCCTCCCAGGAATCCAAGCTACTGGCCAACCTGGGTAGCCGCTATCTGGATGTATCGATCACCCGCGAGGATCACCCGGTACGTTTCCTCAAACAGCAGGATCGCGCCCTGCTCGACGTGCTCGACAAGCAGCGCTGGGGCGAGCGTAACTTCATGGTGCTCAACCTGCGCACCGCCCACCTGCCCTATGCGCAGAACTACCGCCATGAGGCGAAGCCGGCGCCCTGGGCGGATCAGGGCGCGAACGGTCAGAGCAATGCCTATGACAACTCGGTGCATTACCTCGACAGCCTGCTGGCCAAAGTCATCGCCGACTTCGACCGCCTGGAGGGCGAGCGTTACCTGATCATCACCGGCGATCATGGTCAGCGCCTGGGCGAGGGAGGCCATTGGGGCCACAACGATCTGGTGCCGGAAGTCAGCGACGTGCCGGTGATCGTCATTGGCCGCGAGGCGCAGCCGCAGGTCATGGCAAGCCTGTCAGCGGAGCGCTGGATCAGCCATTACGAGGCCGGCAAATGGCTGGCCGCGCGCCTCGGCACGCGCATCGACAACCCCAACCTGCGCCCCAACGAGCATTTCGTGCATGGCAAGCTGCTGTTCACCGACAACTTCATCCAGCGCGTCTGCGAAACACCAAACGGTCTGATCCATCACCCGCCACAGCAATTGAGCATGCTGCTCAAACATCCCGAGGCCCGTTGCGAGGGCTGA